The Procambarus clarkii isolate CNS0578487 chromosome 37, FALCON_Pclarkii_2.0, whole genome shotgun sequence nucleotide sequence CCACTAAGTGTTCCATCACCACCAAGTGTTCCATCACCACTAAGTGTTCCATCACCACCAAGTGTTCCATCACCACCAAGTGTTCCATCACCACTAAGTGTTCCATCACCACCAAGTGTTCCATCACCACTAAGTGTTCCATCACCACTAAGTGTTCCATCACCACCAAGTGTTCCATCACCACTAAGTGTTCCATCACCACCAAGTGTTCCATCACCACTAAGTGTTCCATCACCACCAAGTGTTCCATCACCACTAAGTGTTCCATCACCACCAAGTGTTCCATCACCACTAAGTGTTCCATCACCACTAAGTGTTCCATCAACATCAAATTCCCCATCAACACTGatcttaacaaattcacaaagacctgaaagtcgtAGCATTAAACATTGTGAAAAATATCGTGACAAGACATACATATATGGAACAAATAAAGCAAGAACTcatcaatgtgatgttatagtaggCTGGAATATAGACGTATCAGTCGTGTGGACTTacctctcaaaacccaaatgtggagtacacaatgtgtcaactttgtgaaagagaaaacatgcactcccttgaacattatagtgtagaatgtcccatactgactgactttcgccctcctgggctgaggtatgctgaactctgtatgctatatgaatactggaacacttgatggtaTATTGGACTTGTtcccaagattgactatgtagtGCAATAGTTATACAATGTTTGTCACGTAACTATAACCTGAACTTgtaaaaagcatcttaatcaccttcagtggttaagtgtttaataacacactagtttctgtcgcagctatcttaccctgtcaaagtgggagagacataaatgtagtgtatatatgtatgtgtgtatgtgtatgtatgtatgtatgtatgtatgtatgtatgtatgtatgtatgtatgtatgtatgtatgtatgtatgtataatgacacttcgaacactgtttatgtaggtcaGACGAAaatttgtgtatttatatatctatatatgtgtaGCTGAGATTAGCATTGGATAAgccctacaatcaccttctgtggttgattgttcaataaatcactgaaccatACGTTTAACAGCTCACTAACCCTGTCCTGGGAGAAcagaataaaatgtatatatgctggttagcattgtaaatgaatggccacgtctgtggaatAAAATAATGATAACCAAAAAATAAACTGATAAGCCACGTCACCATGGCAACAAGTCACAGGAACAGGATGGCCAATATATGCTCATTATTCGTCTCAGCAACGTTCCTAAATGAGTTTTGTTTATACTGAGACACAAACACTGAATGCTCCTAGCAACAGTGAATGTTTAAACCTCCTAAGATTTCAAAGCAAAAGTTTTTCTATTTCCTAGGAGTCCCTAGTAAGAATGACTGTGTATACATCCTAGGGATTCCTAGGAAGGGTGACTTTATACTTAGTAGGAGTTCCTAGCAGGAGTAAGTGTGACCACCATAATGCATTTCCTAGCAAGGGTGAATGTGACCATCACGTAGGATTTCCTAGCAAGGGTGAAGGTGACCATCACCTAGGATTTCCTAGCAAGGGTGAATGTGACCATCACCTAGGATTTCCTAGCAAGGGTGAATGTGACCATCACCTAGGATTTCCTAGCAAGGGTGAAGGTGACCATCACCTAGGATTTCCTAGCAATGCTGTGTTTTACAGCATTGTTTTACAGCTTTTTTACAGAACAAACATTAAAGATGAACTTCTTCACATCAGCGTGAAAGATACGGATCTCTAGCTTTTCGTCCTCCTTCTGGAAATCTTTGTTTACACAGTCAATTCCTCTCTAAGTATTTTATGTATCGTGATCATGTGCCATGCTATCTTCTACAGGATTTTCTTATCTCTTCACTAAGAAGAGATAAGAAACGATTATTTTCTGATATGCTCACCCAAccgtttgggctggacggtagagcgacggtctcgctttttatgcaggtcggcgttcaatccccgaccgtccacaagtgcttaggcactattcctttccctccatcccatcccaaatccttaccctgacccccttcacagtgctacatagtcgtaatcgtaatggcttggtgctttccccctgataattctcttccCTTCCTTCGGTCTTACGCTTGTCATTATATCTCTTCACAGATCTTTTGACTTTTTATTTTCCTGAGCCGTCTCGTTCATCGCGTCGGGGATCGTGAGTCCTTTCGGGTCACCTTCACTACATGTGTAGCCCAGCAGCCCTGTGTCTGAGTAGTCTCCGTAGTCTCCGTAGAGTCTCACCAGGTGAGCCTGCACCACAGAGTTCTGTAATCCTCTTCCGTTACAGTTATCTTCGACAGTTTTTGCATTAGCAATGATCATTAACATGTATAGGAATTCATTTTTCCTCGAAGACGCTCGCATACGCTAAGAAATCCTACTGAGGGACCTAAGTTGTCTTTTCCAACGACTTTTAGTCATCCATCTTAGAGCACTGTATCCCATTCGGCAAGGATTTTGTTCATCTAGTTCAGATCTCAAGTTATTCCTTGAAGATATCTTCGATTCTATCAAATCAGGATAGAATCGAAGGTTTTTTGGGGGGATGGGATTCCATGAAGATATTTCCAATACATATTTTTTCTTTCTTGCATGATTCCTCTCGTAATATTTTTGAGTTTAAGATCTGTTCAGGACAGACTTGCTTTGAGGAACTCATCTTCTTTCTGACTACTTGGTTATTCACAGTCATCTTCTTTCTGACTACTTGGTTATTCACAGTCATCTTCTTTCTGACTACTTGGTTATTCACAGTCATCTTCTTTCTGACTACTTGGGTATTCACGGTCATCTTCCTTCTGACTACTCGGTTATTCACAGTCATCTTCCTTCTGACTACTTGGGTATTCACGGTCATCTTCCTTCTGACTACTCGGTTATTCACAGtcatcttccttccttcctctcgtAATATTTTTGAGTTTAAGATCTGTTCAGGACAGACTTGCTTTGAGGAACTCATCTTCTTTCTGACTACTTGGTTATTCACAGTCATCTTCTTTCTGACTACTTGGTTATTCACAGTCATCTTCTTTCTGACTACTTGGGTATTCACAGTCATCTTCTTTCTGACTACTTGGGTATTCACAGTCATCTTCCTTCTGACTACTCGGTTATTCACAGTCATCTTCCTTCTGACTACTTGGTTATTCACAGTCATTTTCGGCCTGATGTTTTTCTCGTCTGATTACGGTGTAATCATATAATTTCTATCTCTTATGCAGTTACTGTTGTTCTCACTTAGTCGTGTTCTGTGTTCTATTCACCTGTTCTTCCTGTAGCCCTATATCAACGGTTGTTAAACCAAGGGTTGACGGATCTCTCCTGATTTCTTTGCCTTTCTGAAAGAGAACTTCCATCAAATTCTTCAGAGTTACATCTCGGAGCTTGTTCTCCGCTCCACACTCaacactgtgcgtgtgtgtgtgtgtgtactcacctaattgtacttgcggggggggggggggggggttgtgtgtgtgtgtgtgcgcgcgtgcgtgtgcgtgagtgtgtgtgtgtgtgtgtgcgtgggagcACCGCTGCGTACCAACATTTATTGTGGCATGCACTGAAAAACCTGATATGCACGTATGCAGGAATGATGTATTATATAGTGGTATTTCTTGTATATACGTTACAATAAATTTCAGTCAACCGTGTttcgggtgagaggggggggggggtagaggtggGGTAGAGGAAGCATCGCGAGAAgaagaaccaacaccaccaccaccacaaccaccacccccaccaccacccccacagccaccaccactctcaacagcgCCACTGATTCAGGCATTTCCACCAAAGACCACTTTTTTGACCCCCTCGAGGTCCCGCGGGGCTCCCGAAGAACGACGCGACGGGCCAGCTAGTGCCAGGAGTCCAAGGGTGTTGACCTCGTCGTCCCTCGGGCTGTGATAAGGCAGGCTTCTGATAACACGACGCCTCGTGTCCCCGTTCAGGACCATGTGATTTATGGTGTCCAGTTATAGGGCCTTGGGTGGTTAgtgggtgcagggggagggaggggtggttagtgggtggggtgggtgatgggtggggtgggtgatgggtggggtgggtgatgggtgggagACTAGATGGAATGGTAGACAGTTTGGGCTGTATACAGGGAGTAGGTAAAGGAAGGTCATGTACTAAGATACGTTTGATAGCAGGGTAAGCATCCTCTCCGGGACTCCATTTCTTGAGATTTTGGTCATCAATGTCAAAATGTCTCGTTACATCTGTATGGCTGATTCTAGATTCGCAGCTTCCACCCATGCCCACTCGTCCTACCTTCATCATACTGAATATTTCGATTTTTGTCTAGATTTTGTCTAAGAatctttgtatgttgtgatcatatccccctttATCCCCTCCCCACTTTTTTTCAACGTAGCTTTCTCAGCTCTTCTTCATACATTAATCCTCCGATTTCAGGCCCAGAGCCTACTAACGTAGCCAACGTTTGACCTTTCGTTAGTGTCGTTTCGTTATTATTTACCTGGGGAGTCCAGATTTGAGCAACGTGATACAGAGCTCGTTGAGCACCGGAAAGTGTTCAAGGGCTGAAGGCTTCCTAAGCCAGGGTCACGTAGGCTACCTCAGTGTTTAACAGCTTTGTGGGGTGCCCCTGGGGTGGTATATGGAACCTCCAATCATAGGTTTGATGCTATATGACTATACTCCCAGATCCTTTCCCTTATATCACCCAAGTATGTGTTCCTTCATCTAGTATCTCCT carries:
- the LOC138371811 gene encoding uncharacterized protein, translating into MTVNNQVVRRKMTVNNRVVRRKMTVNTQVVRKKMTVNTQVVRKKMTVNNQVVRKKMTVNNQVVRKKMSSSKQVCPEQILNSKILREEGRKMTVNNRVVRRKMTVNTQVVRRKMTVNNRVVRRKMTVNTQVVRKKMTVNNQVVRKKMTVNNQVVRKKMTVNNQVVRKKMSSSKQVCPEQILNSKILREESCKKEKICIGNIFMESHPPKKPSILS